The following are encoded together in the Neomonachus schauinslandi chromosome 15, ASM220157v2, whole genome shotgun sequence genome:
- the SRSF1 gene encoding serine/arginine-rich splicing factor 1 isoform X2, with protein MSGGGVIRGPAGNNDCRIYVGNLPPDIRTKDIEDVFYKYGAIRDIDLKNRRGGPPFAFVEFEDPRDAEDAVYGRDGYDYDGYRLRVEFPRSGRGTGRGGGGGGGGGAPRGRYGPPSRRSENRVVVSGLPPSGSWQDLKDHMREAGDVCYADVYRDGTGVVEFVRKEDMTYAVRKLDNTKFRSHEGETAYIRVKVDGPRSPSYGRSRSRSRSRSRSRSRSNSRSRSYSPRRSRGSPRYSPRHSRSRSHISEEMD; from the exons ATGTCGGGAGGTGGTGTGATTCGTGGCCCGGCAGGGAACAACGATTGCCGTATCTACGTGGGTAACTTACCTCCAGACATCCGAACCAAGGACATTGAGGACGTGTTCTACAAATACGGTGCTATCCGCGACATCGATCTCAAGAATCGCCGCGGAGGACCGCCCTTCGCCTTCGTTGAGTTCGAGGACCCTCG AGACGCGGAAGACGCGGTATACGGTCGCGACGGCTATGATTACGATGGATACCGTCTGCGGGTGGAGTTTCCTCGAAGCGGCCGTGGTACAGGCCGAGGCGGCGGCGGGGGTGGAGGTGGCGGGGCTCCCCGAGGCCGCTATGGTCCCCCATCCAGGCGTTCTGAAAACAGAGTGGTTGTCTCCG gaCTGCCTCCAAGTGGAAGCTGGCAGGATTTAAAGGATCACATGCGTGAAGCAGGTGATGTATGTTATGCTGATGTTTACCGAGATGGCACTGGTGTCGTGGAGTTTGTACGGAAAGAAGATATGACCTATGCAGTTCGAAAACTGGATAACACTAAGTTTAGATCTCATGAG GGAGAAACTGCCTACATCCGGGTTAAAGTTGATGGGCCCAGAAGTCCAAGTTATGGAAGATCACGATCTCGAAGCCGTAGTCGTAGCAGAAGCCGTAGCAGAAGCAACAGCAGGAGTCGCAGTTACTCCCCAAGGAGAAGCAGAGGATCACCACGCTATTCTCCCCGTCATAGCAGATCTCGCTCTC ACATATCTGAAGAGATGGATTAA
- the SRSF1 gene encoding serine/arginine-rich splicing factor 1 isoform X1 codes for MSGGGVIRGPAGNNDCRIYVGNLPPDIRTKDIEDVFYKYGAIRDIDLKNRRGGPPFAFVEFEDPRDAEDAVYGRDGYDYDGYRLRVEFPRSGRGTGRGGGGGGGGGAPRGRYGPPSRRSENRVVVSGLPPSGSWQDLKDHMREAGDVCYADVYRDGTGVVEFVRKEDMTYAVRKLDNTKFRSHEGETAYIRVKVDGPRSPSYGRSRSRSRSRSRSRSRSNSRSRSYSPRRSRGSPRYSPRHSRSRSRT; via the exons ATGTCGGGAGGTGGTGTGATTCGTGGCCCGGCAGGGAACAACGATTGCCGTATCTACGTGGGTAACTTACCTCCAGACATCCGAACCAAGGACATTGAGGACGTGTTCTACAAATACGGTGCTATCCGCGACATCGATCTCAAGAATCGCCGCGGAGGACCGCCCTTCGCCTTCGTTGAGTTCGAGGACCCTCG AGACGCGGAAGACGCGGTATACGGTCGCGACGGCTATGATTACGATGGATACCGTCTGCGGGTGGAGTTTCCTCGAAGCGGCCGTGGTACAGGCCGAGGCGGCGGCGGGGGTGGAGGTGGCGGGGCTCCCCGAGGCCGCTATGGTCCCCCATCCAGGCGTTCTGAAAACAGAGTGGTTGTCTCCG gaCTGCCTCCAAGTGGAAGCTGGCAGGATTTAAAGGATCACATGCGTGAAGCAGGTGATGTATGTTATGCTGATGTTTACCGAGATGGCACTGGTGTCGTGGAGTTTGTACGGAAAGAAGATATGACCTATGCAGTTCGAAAACTGGATAACACTAAGTTTAGATCTCATGAG GGAGAAACTGCCTACATCCGGGTTAAAGTTGATGGGCCCAGAAGTCCAAGTTATGGAAGATCACGATCTCGAAGCCGTAGTCGTAGCAGAAGCCGTAGCAGAAGCAACAGCAGGAGTCGCAGTTACTCCCCAAGGAGAAGCAGAGGATCACCACGCTATTCTCCCCGTCATAGCAGATCTCGCTCTCGTACATAA